The proteins below come from a single Zea mays cultivar B73 chromosome 8, Zm-B73-REFERENCE-NAM-5.0, whole genome shotgun sequence genomic window:
- the LOC100277199 gene encoding uncharacterized protein LOC100277199 precursor, which produces MMGGRTVAPPLVLALVTIIAIAAAEGDEVKCGGCSPCGGADCPVLYPSPPPPPYYYYSPPPPATYPGESSSYYQPPPPGAYIQIGSAPPGKGPLYPQDPGFIPAGAPGRAAPLAVVAALAPALACAWALL; this is translated from the coding sequence ATGATGGGAGGAAGAACAGTGGCCCCGCCGCTCGTCCTCGCGCTGGTGACCATCATCGCCATCGCGGCGGCCGAGGGGGACGAGGTGAAGTGTGGCGGGTGCTCTCCGTGCGGCGGCGCCGACTGCCCGGTGCTGTACCCGTCGCCGCCCCCGCCGCCGTACTACTACTACAGCCCTCCCCCACCCGCGACCTACCCCGGGGAGTCCTCGTCATActaccagccgccgccgccgggcgcgtACATCCAGATCGGGAGCGCGCCGCCGGGCAAGGGCCCGCTGTACCCGCAGGACCCAGGGTTCATCCCGGCCGGCGCGCCGGGCCGCGCCGCGCCGCTCGCGGTCGTCGCTGCGCTCGCGCCGGCGTTGGCGTGCGCATGGGCCTTATTGTGA